The region AAACGATGCcgatggtgaggggggacCCAACGGATGGCGAACTGGCGAAGTTGGCACAGCCAGCAGCCCCTCACCACTGACCGAGTTTGGCGGCTTCCAGAGCGTCTCGGAAGCTGAGGCGGCATTCCAGGCGACCAAGGCGGGAGGAAACAGGCAGCCCAGCACCAACGGTATCCGGGGAGTGGCGGTAGCTATGAACACTAccgctcaagaagaagaggacgatgacgatgactACTGGGCTCGCTATGACGCAACACCCGCCAGAACCCCAGCCATGAAGCAATCCCCCGCTCCGCAATCCATGCGTCCTGAGCAACCGGAAATCCAGCGTACGCAATCGGCTGAAGACGCATATTACGCCCAGTACGATGATGTCCAGCCCGCCATGGACCCTCATGATCccgacgaggaggttgagcaaGTCGAGGCGCCCCCACCACTGGGCATAAGCAGACCGGCTGGCTCCCGTGACTGCGGTGGACTCAACGAAATGACCGGATCGTGGACATTGGAGCCACCAAAATCACCTTCTGTCCGCTCAACCCGGTCgcaggaggatgaagagaggACGGCAAACCtccttcatcctcgtcctgcCTCCAGCGCCAGCTCCAACGGGTCATTGACAGTTGCCAAACTGGAAGAGAGCGCAGAGCGTCGCGAGCAGAGTGAGTTTGGTGTTAAGCAGCACATCTCCAGGAGTATCAGGAGTTTGTTTCTACTTTCACGGTCGGCGGGGATTGACAGCGCGGAATTCGAACGGATGGTCAAGACTGAGATGGATGTGTTGAGcatggtggaggatgatatCTGAAGTTGCTCACCAGGGACTTGTACATATATGACTGATGGAGTTTTTTGGCATATTTTTTTCTGCGTGGGATTTTTTTCATGTCTGGCATTGGTGTTTAGAGAATGGGTTTTGGTGATAGGGGAGTTCCGTTTTCATGAATCATTCATCCCcttggatgagggggggttggtttggttgagTTGCATCAAGGCATTTTCCTTGTTGACTAATTTGGTCTTTGAGGGTTTGTGGGCTTCGATGGGTAAATGTGTTGTCAGAGTTATGGGCATTATGGTTCATTTACGAAGATATCAGAAATAGTTTTGGGAATGAAACACTTTCAAAGACGAGCTAAAGAGAGAGTTGGTGTGAGTGTGTTGTTGGTTCTTCAAACGCTTGGCTCGACCAGGGCTGGTTAGGGTGCTCTGACTGCCTTGACTTACAACCTCCAAGGGAAGAGAAGGTATGCATGCTCGAGTTGAACTTCCCAAAGACATTCATCACACATGAGAAAACGAAATCCTCTCTTCATTGAAGAAGAGATCTGCCTCATCAAAGTCCCCGACAACACAACTGAGAAACCCACCCCATGCAAccaagggttagggtcggCTACTCATAAAGCTTAAACCCTGCAAAGCTGCCTAGCCAATCAGGCAAAAGCCGCTCCGTGCCGGGCGGGCAATTCAGAAAAAAGTTCCCAAGTTGAGTTGTGAGGCTCGATTGACAAGCGTTGGCCCATTGGCGATAGCGACAAGGGACGAACGACAATCCGACAACCTCCCTCCACAcaccaaccacacacacattcACCATGCTGCGTCCAAGGTTAAGGATACCGCGGGCCTCCTCGCCCTTtgccctccccgcctcccgGTCGTCAACCGCTGGCCAGCTCCTGCCCCTCGCCTACAGGTCATCATACCACACCGTTCCCGTGCTGGAGAACATCCCAGAGAAGGAATCCGAAGATGGGCAGAAATACAGGTCAATCGACGGGTTCCTGTCCCCTATGGCTTTCACGACCGCCTGGGATTACTACCAGACCCATGTGTTGTCCAACTTGAACCGTCTCTGTGCTGGTACGTTTTCTTCTAACTGCCCCATGTGGGGGAAGGACTATAGCTgattttggtggtgggaatagaaaccaacaacgacagcctcctcctcaaagaCGTCGTCCTCGCCACGGCCCGCGACCCGGCCCAAGCAGCTACTTTTAATTATGCCTCGGCGGCGCACAACAaccacttcttcttcaagtGCCTGTCCCCTACCGAGACAAAAGCCGAGGACATGCCAGCTCAGCTGAAGGACGCTCTCGTCAAGTCGTTTGGCTCGCTCGACGCGCTCAAGGAGCTGATGGTCAACACGGCCACTTCCATGTTTGGTCCCGGGTTTGTCTGGCTCGTGCGGAGCGACAGGCCCAAAGACCCGCACCAGTTCCGGGTTTTGACGACATACTTGTCTGGCTCGCCTTACCCGGCCGCACACTGGCGGAAGCAGAGCTTGAACACTGCTACGGATGTTGGGGAGTCGAGCGAGAGGGGGATTCAGGCGGGGAAGCAGTATTTGGAGAATAGCGCTCGGGGTGCGGGGTGGAACGCGAGCGCGTATAAGAAGGATGATTTTGCACCCGGGGGGGTGCTTCTGGAGCCGGTGCTCTGCTTGAACACGTGGGAGCATGCGTGGTTGTTTGAgtatgggtttggggggtcgCCGAAGAGTGTGTTGGATAAGGTCAAGGGGGGGCAAGCGGGGGTGGCGGAGAATCAGAAGAGTGGGAAGGAGGTATAtgcggagaggtggtgggatTTTGTGAATTGGAATGTGGTGGATAGGTTGGCTTTTCCGGGGGGAACGAAGATAtagatggatgggatggggggaaacCTGCCCCTGGGGatgggagaagaggagagtggggggggggggagggaattTGTTGTGTATAATATGATGGATGGGGCTGATGATATCATGTCGAGCCCTGGTAGAGAAAAAtaggggaggaaggggggtggtggatttgtACAAATATTTGAAAAACAATAGAATCTGTGGACAGTGGTTAGTGTGTCTCGAGAACATGTGGTTGGTGTGCCTTTGAAAGCATACAGCTGTGTCTTTTAAGGATGATGAATACTCCTCGGCGGTATCTCGAGTGCTGCCCCTTTGATGCTTAGAATGCTGATAACTCATCTACTCGACAAGACTTTCCTTTTTAACCAAACAAAGGTTGGCACCTTCCTTCTGGCAGTCACTGCCTACCAGAATCACACGTGAAACTAGAATTGTGCGGCTGCCTGTCCTCGTTCTTGCAGTTCAAAGGCACGAGGAAGGTGCACCTGGCCAGAGATGAACGTCATGTAGATGCCAGACCGTTCAACCACAGCTTTTAACTACGGTACCGTCCACATCCATTTCATCCACATTCGTTACAGCAGCatttcacacacacacacacacacacacaactgTTAGCCTGAACAAACCATACgcttcaccagcaccactTAGCCTGATCCGCCATCAGCCAATCCCCGGAAACTCAAGCCACCGTTGGGTTGCTGTGCTTGTGACCCCAGGCGAGCAAAAGAGAGCTGATGAATAGTCCACGCCTAACGGAAAGCTAAACCTTGTACTGTCAAACCAGAGATATATCAGTACTAAAGACACACAAAAACACAAAAAGACAACGAGGCTGACACCGGGCCAAATCCAAAACCGCCACTGCTTTACGCGTACTTTCATTATCCCCTAACGCGTAGGAGCCAtgtcttccaccacctcaagcTTGTCCGACTCAGCCGGGCCCAAGCCAAGGCCACCATCCCCAGATTCCAGAGGTTCGTCTAGTCCTCCTCCGGTGAATCACGTCAACGATTAGAGGACGGAGAAGATGTTTCGCCAGGACATGTGCCGGGCGGTGGGGCTGTTGTCGGAATACAAGGCCCTTTGCAGGCaggtgaaggagatgagTTTGGAAAGACTGAAGGAGGGTTGGGCTTTGTCGGCGGAGACGAGATTGGGGTTGAATTGTTGTTAGTCTTATTTGACTGGGACGGGGCAGCATGAGGATTATGTCAAgtgggagggagttgaggcGTGCGATGCCTGCGTTGGAGAATTGGATTTCGTTGGTGGAGTGGGAGGTTGATCGGGAGAAGTGcagggttgaggagggggggttggtgaggaatTTGGAGAGTTGGGAGGTGAgagatgggaaggggaagggggaggttaatggagggggtgttggggggtgaGTGAGGGAGATGTGAGTGAGAAAGATGTGAGTGAAGGAGAGGCGAGCGTGGGAGGGCCAGAGCGGCTTGTTTCCCTTCGTTCCATTCACTTGCCCAATCTGGTGTGGCAGGGCAAGGTTCTTACTCGTTGTCTCCAAAGGTTGGGGATGTGCAGCGTTATGCGAGTAGATACTGAATACTCTGGGAACAGAGAGCAGTCGGCAGAGTAATTCGACTCTAGATTTTAAGTGTGGGGGTTTTACTAAAGAGGGGGAGTGAGGGTCTTGTGGAGGTGATTGACGtcgggaggtggtgtttaAGCGGAAATACATACCTTGTGTATGGTCTAAAGGGGGATGCTGGCTAAAGTCATGAACAAAATCCAACAAGCGTATCTTTGTTATTCCAGAAGCTAGAGATTGTGTACAGTGCGGAGAAAAACAAGCTGATAGAGCAAAATCCAAGAGTCCTTTGAAGAGAGGCCGTCACTGATAGTTGATAGATCTGTGAGACTCCAAGCCATCCTTTGGGGCTTCCCAGAGAACCACCTGCCGGGAcgcttttttaataaatacctAAGACCCTCTAAAAGGTGGAACTTGATGGCTATCACACCTTGCGTATCTGCTTTGCGTGATCCAAGACAGTTGGGGGGACCTTGGCCCGCGAGTAGGAGAGAGTTTTGGGTGCCTGACCAGGTGCCTGCGCGTTTTCCAATCGAGCACAACGTGTGTATCAAGGGATTGAACGCGTGACGACGGAGTCGAACGCACCTTTCAACAGAGTCGAACGCACTTCTAAGTGCTCACGGAATCGAATGCTAAAAATAGAAAACAAACAAGCAAACCTACTCCTCTTCTGTTTTTGTCTCCATCCACTTTATATCACGAGCATACCATCCacaatgatgatgaagaacaATTGAGGATTGTTCGAGAGAACCCCATCGGAAACAGCCTTGATGGCTTCCGTAGGATGTACACtctctcaccaacctcaatAAACTCGACAAACAAACCTCAAGTATGATCATCGCAACTTCGACGCCCTGTGTTTTGCTAACCGTCATAcagatgatgatgtcaaaAACAATGTCCGGAAGGGGTTGAACTTCGGGCGGAATGCATGGCTACCACCAAATCGGGTACCCCGGCGCCTCATCCTTTCCAAGTATGGGATTTCTATCGAATACGAAGCATCTTCAAAGCTGGCATGTACCGCCCTGGCTGACTGTATTGAAGGGCACGAACAGTTGCGGGAGAAAGCCGGCATCCTTCACCGAgataggttggatgaccaggaaatggCCCACCCACAGAGGTGGCCCACATTGGCTTGAACTTACCAGTGCCATTTTCCACATTaaaccctcaacaaccctgGACCTCCGAAAGCCCCCCCAACTTTATATTCCACCCCCAGAGGTCAAAAATGGAccatttctttttcttctttttgctccAGGTACCCATTAATGGCCAAATATACCGAGGAAGATCTCGCAAATGCCGAACAAGACATTCTTGCTGGTATAAGCCAGCGCCAAGCGTCCGACAAGCACGGGGTTCCACGTTCTACACTGAGGCACCGCATCTTAGGAACCCAGGTTTGCAAACAGGCCCATGAAAATCAACAGCGGCTTACTCAGGGCCAGGAAGACCTCATCGTTCAATGGATTCTTCGTCAGGAAAGCCTTGGCTACGCTCCCACCCACGCCAACGTAAGAGCTCTGACGGCCAGTATACTGGCTGAACAAGCCGATATCTACTCCATTGGGAAGCACTGGGTAACCCGCTTTATTGGCCGTCATCCCAGTATCAAAACGAAGGTGGGAAAGAAGATTGACTACGCCAGAGTTAACGAAGCTACCCCGGAGAATATCAATAAGTTCCTTGACCTATATTCTACCGTTGACTGGATCAAGCCCAAGAACAGGTATAACCATGATGAAGTAGGAATAATGGAAGGTCAGGGAGAGAACGGCTTGGTTGTGGGGTCTTTAATGAGGGATAAAAAGTCTGTATACGTCAAACAGAATGGAAAAAGGACCTGGACTACTATGCTGGAATGTATCTCCCAGGATGGGAGAGTCCTCCCCCCCGAGGTAATCTTCAAAGGCCAAGACCTTCAAAAGCAATGGTTCAAGTACCAATTCGATAAGAACTGGTATGTGGCCGTATCGTCGAACGGTTGGACCAGTAACGACCTGGCCGTTGGATGGCTTGAAGAGGTCTTTATACCAAGGACTGAACCTGAGGATCCATCAGAACCACGTCTTCTTATTTGCGATGGCCATGGCTCACATACCACTGACGACTTCATGATCCGGTGCTACAGGAGCAATATTTaccttcttttcctgcccCCCCACTGCTCTCACGTCCTTCAACCCCTTGATATTGGCTGCTTTTTTAGTGTGAAGAAGGCGTATAAGAGGCTTCTGGCTGTAAACGACGCCCTCACCAACTGTACGCCTGACGGCAAGGTCGACTTGGTCCGGCTGTATGACCTTGCCCGCAAGCAGGGCTTCATGAAAGAGAATATTGTCGGCGGCTGGCGTGGGACAGGATTATGGCCCATACGTAGGCGCAAACCGCTCTCTTCAAGCCAGGTGGTAGTCCCTGTGGTGCCGTTGGATCTCTCTTCAAAAACACCTATTTTCCATTCCGTGGGGGATTCCcaggtggccaagaaggtcaaggaccTACTCAAGAACCATACGCCGGCCGGAAAACGGCTTGCGGCAAGGACTCTCACCAGTACTATACTCACACTGAGATCTGAGGTATCCACCCACAAAGCTGATGCGGCAAGGCACCAACAAAACGCCCACAAAGCCCAGGACGCAAAGAAAAGGCGCAAGTTGAATAGAGAAGATTCGAATTCCAAGTTTGTAAGGCTTTGTGACCTGGAAGAGGCTCGTAttgaagggagggtggtggaggaagaagtggtgcctaaggaggatgtggagcagcCGGAGCCAGCCGAGCCTGTGCGGCGTAGCACACGTTATCGGGTTCAAACCCGGCGTAAGAGGGAAGCAGACGAAATGTCTGACTCTGACAGTGATTGAGCTACATTTTGGTATAACTTCCATAGAAATTGACCCAATattggtcttgttgtgggCAGTGTTagcattcaggggtaatctcatcaaggttgtgtggctggtgtgggggtggtggtccaTATCCGTGGGTGGGccatttcctggtcatccaacctataTCTCTGGGTAATCTCAAGGTGAGCAAGGAAGATGATCGCGGGTTTTTGATCGACTTGGATCACGCCGTCAAGGAGGAACATCTTCAAGGCTCCGAGCGAATGGTTGGCATACCGACTTTTATGGCCAACGGGGCACTCGAGGGTAAGCAGCACTGGTTCATGCACGACCTTGGGTCATTCTTTTGGGTGTTGTTCTGGATTCGCATCCACCGCGGAGGAATGGGCGAAGATTTAAGCCACGATCTCCGGGATCTCTACAAGTGGTGGCACTACGAGAGCGCGAGCTGGGTGGCAAACGTCAAGCTTGGACTTGTGGccttggaggagaggtttaCGAGAAAGGTCAACGAGCAAATCGGGCCACGCCATGCTTCGCTTGCCCCAGCGCTAAATGAGCTGCAACAAGTGGTGTTTTTTTGAAGACGAAGAACAGAGATTGTTGCGGGGCCGGGAAGACAAGAGCCTCTATGCGTTGATGAAGGAGATTCTGAGGCGGGATAGGGGGGATGTTATTATCGAGGACGCTGTAAAGGATGGTGAAAAGGTTTTGGTAAGAAGATGGTTAGGAGGTTTTTGAGATGGTTAGGATATCTGTGAGGATAGCCAATTGGCCTGTGAAGATAGTCGAAGGGGTTTTCAGATGTGAGGATATGTTGATGTAATCTTTTGAGGCCTTGTTCTTGGGAATAAGGGCGGAAGATAGTGATTAGACCTTACGTCCACTTGATACCCTTTTATAGATAGTTGGCGGGTCTTTAATGTGAAATTATCGGCCTTCAAGAGACATTCGGTAGAGGTGTCTTCCACCCTCTAAAGCCTTGATTTCACATGGAGTGCCTAATTATCTGGTGGACGAAGAGAGATGACTCTACATACTAACACATAAACCATGCTGGATAGAAAGTTGAGAGGCCTTCTGATATCTGTCATGGGCCTGGTATTAGTCACTGCTTGGCTATGGCTAGCAGGATTACACAAGGGCCGGAGATGTGCGTCCGCCAAATATGTCGTCACCTCTTAGCCAAGAGGGGTCTATTGTGTTGGATAGATTGGGTATAGATGGACCAGCCAGACTCGTGTGATTTGTTGGCTAACCATCCCCTGGACCCCGGAGAGCGGCGAAAATATAACCAGATGTGGAATTAGCCGTTCGTTGAACTCTTCCGTAATGACAACGACTACCCTATTTTGATGCTGTTCCGTGACTGCATGATTGTTTAGACGAGGGTCGGTACCAAGAGTTAGACCAAGAGTGGTGGTCATGGTATTATTTGGCCTTTGGAATCTAGTTCCGCAACGAGGAATCAATTGTGCTATTAAGATACCAAGATGTTTTCTTTGGAAGGTGACCAGTAGGTTGAAACATGTTGGCGATGGCTGCCAAGAAACGGGTAGCCGCCTGCCAGACCGTTTGCTGCACGGTTGAAGGGTTGCTATTGGTGCGCCGTGCAGTTACCCCACCTACTCCCTTTTTGGAACTGGGATACGATCTGCGATCTCTCCCTTGGGCATCCAGTGATTGCCGCTGCACGTTTTCCTTGGCTTGACTTGGACTTTTCTTGACTAGGCTTTTGGGGATGGGAcagctgggagggggttggccAGTCGAGGAGAGACGGTGACAAACTCGGTGATATTGGGTGCCCAATCAAGAAGAAAGCCCGCGCTATAGTCAAGTAATGACACAAGTCGGACTGTTCATCCCTCAGTCTTGGAGGCTGAGATCACCAGTCGATCAGATCCCTAATTCCGAAGGGTAAGGAAAAcgaaaaaacaaaagaaggCAGATTTCCAGGGGTTAGACGCACCCGCGTGGCTGGAAAGTAGAAACAAACAGAGAGGGAAACACaatgggagggagggccTATCACGGAGGTTCGCATGCAGGCCGCAGACGACCTGAGCCATGCGGGAGGATGGGCCGCAGCACccaacacctcaccaccaccaccaggcaaTGAACATTCTTCACATTCGGACTTGATATGAAATGCAAAGAGTTTATTTACAGTTACAAGACAGGGAAGGCAAGCCCATGACTGCGGccgctttttttcttgggtgCTGAGGTGGCTATCAAACATATTTTGAGAGGAACGACAACCACTTACATGATGGGAAGGTGTGGGACTAGGGTCGTTACCATCGCGCTTGCCTGCATTTCTTGTGCTTTTGTCTTCACCAGTCGGACCCTTCAGCCTGGGCCACCtgtctccgcctcctccgccgccggttGTGTTTTTCTGTAGGTCGGTATCCAtgtctctcttttttctctcgaGGTTGTACCAATGGGGGCCGGGTGGTTGTCAACCACGCCTCTCCGAGCCTCCTCCCCTGTTCATTTCCCCAAGATGCAGGTAGGTGTGACTTTGCCTTTGTAGCTgctgactgctgctgctgctcttgtcGCCATTGATAAATATAAATCACATTGCCCGCTTGCCCTtgctctccctcttcttttgctctttcCCGTTTACCGACTTGCTCTTGTGTTTccgtttttcttttcgttcCGTCTCATCAAGAGCTTGGGTGTTCCCAATATACACAAAGAACTTGCGTCATATTCTTTGGTTTTTCCCAATTTCCCGCCTTATTAATAAAACAAGCACGCACGCTCGAccttgtgtgtgtgtgtgtgacgAGAGTCTTGCTTGTTCGTCCGACATTACCCTTGCTTGGCTAGCTACCAGACCTTTTATCATTCCTCGTGCTCCCCTTGGAGAAAGGGTATAAAGTAGCCTTCTGTTCCGCCCCCCCTGCGTAACACACCACCCTCGGTTACCTTTCCTACAACACCTACAACACACCACAACAATGCGTGTCTCGAACAACCTCTCCCTTGTCCTCCTCGCTGCCGGCGTGACAGCCCAGTCGGTCGAGCCTGAGACAGGCGTATGTTCTCCGTATTCCGAACCAATTGACCTCGAATAACATCACTGACTGGTATCGTGTAGAAACTCGGCGATGCCACCATCGTAAGCAACAACCCCGTCGGGGTCGTGTACAAAGCCGTCCTGCCGGCGGAGGCGTGGTTCAAGCCGGCGTATCCGGATGGGGGGAATATCGAGGGGGAGGTCActgctgtggctgctgagtcgggggagggagtggtgTATACATACAAGCTCTCCAACCTGCCCAAGGAGGGCGGGCCGTTCCGTatgtcttttctttttcgttACCCCCCCGCCCCATATGGCATCGTTGTTAACACTTATGATGTAGCCTACCACCTCCACGTCGCCCCTGTCCCCGCCGACGGGAACTGCACCGTCACGCTCGCCCACTTGGATCCGTTTATCCGTGGGGAAAACACGTCTTGCAACCCGTTTGCTCCGCAGACGTGCCAGGTTGGGGATTTGAGCGGCAAGTTTGGGGAGATCAGAcctgaggaggatgggacgTGGGAGACGACGTATACGGACTTGTACTCGTCGACGCttgaggggttgggaagTTTCTTTGGGAACAGGAGCATCGTGTTTCATTATCCTAACAAGACTAGGATTAGCTGTGCCAACTTTGAgaaggtggaagggggggtgagCAGCAGTGTGACGGTGCTGCCGACGGTGACTGGTAATGGGAGTTATACTATTTTGCCTACGGGGGGTGTGAGCACTACTACCGGAGGGGGGCCGAGCACCACGAGTGATGCGGGGGCTGGGACGGAGACGACCACGTCGCCTCCTTTGAGTGGAGCTgctgggttgagggggagtgCGGTTGGGGCGTTGGTTGTGGGGGCGGTGGTTATGTTTATGTTGTAAGGGGGGTTaagatgatggggggtgggaggattGAGGCGTTGGGGGGCGTATTAAAttggtttttcttttcttgcttGAGATTCTTTGGTAGATGAAAGCTAGGTTTATTGTGTTGCTTTGGGCATGGTTAATTTGGGAGGGAATGAAGGATTATGATAGGGTAATGTTTATAGCTGAATGCAATGGTCTTGATATGTTGATGGGAAAGAGGGGGGCTGTGACTTGGTAATGGTGGTGATTGCAACTCAGAGGGGCTCTCGATCGAGTAGTGCCTTGAAAATTATGTTGAAACTGGAATTGGCAACTGAAATCCAAGTGACGGTGATAATGTGTCATTGTTATGGTCATTTCGGACCGTAATAAGAGTGTCGtggtgtgttgttgctgcatggtggtggtcatgatGATTGTGATTTCGTCTTTTGCCAGAGGTCAAAGGAGGTCAGTTGCTGTGGGGAGAAGGTTTGTTTTCAATGTCTGGAATATCGAGAGCAGATAATGCTAGAAAAGTAATGTGCTATGAGTATGATGGCGAGTGTGTTGGGACTTGAGCAGCGTCTCTCTGCTCTCTTCGGTCATCGAGGCAATGCGTTGGTACTGCCGGGGAGTACAGGGACATGTTTCTCACCTAGCTACCTAAATTACCTAGGTAATAACCAAGCTATCTAGTTGCTTCAGAGAGGAGGGATTCGAAGGAATATGGTGTGTTGATTTGCAGACGAGCAGTCTCCTAATGTCTAGGATGACGATAGTGCATGGCGGTATGGGTTGATCTTTTTTCTTCGCACTTTGTAAGAGAGAACATGCACGGAGCCCCTTAACTATCTTgccaacatccccccctttAATATAAGATTTAACTATATTTGGAAGCGTAATTATGGAGGGTTGAAAGGTATTTAATAGACTCTAAAGATAGTGAAAAGACGATATAAGGTACTTAAGAGGCCTGGAAAGATGGTTAagaggccttgaaagatagttaaaggggcttaaaagatagtttaagggctttaaaagatagttCGAAGGCCATTAAAGATAAATTAAACGCTTATTAATTTTCCCTAAAAGCATTTTATTACATTATATTGTAGGAAAGGTAAGTAAATAGGTAGGCAGGGGAGCACTAATAAGATCAATAAGGGGCTTTGTCGAGGTTCTCTCCTTTTTAAATAAGAGGCGGGTTTCAGTATTTGGGAGGGGAACTCACGGAtggggtgctggtgttgatgtgaaAGAATGGAAGTCCAGTGgtcgaaaagaaaacaggGACGAGGGCAGTGCTGCTAGTAAGCGTATAGATCTACCATAGATAACTGCTCGGGACGCCCGGGTACTTCTCTTTAAGAGCTCAATAATGAGTGATGCAGGGGTTGTGACCGTTGAGCGATCTGGGGGGGTGATTGGAGTTGCTGTTGGAAGGAAGTTGGGGTTAAGAGGTGAGGGCTGTGAAGCGAGAGTGAGATGTGAAAAGGTAGCTTTTGTCAACATGAGTGGAGAGTGAAGAGAAATTTCGTGTCAAAGCATGATCTATACCGAGGCACTTGCTTCTG is a window of Podospora pseudopauciseta strain CBS 411.78 chromosome 1, whole genome shotgun sequence DNA encoding:
- a CDS encoding hypothetical protein (EggNog:ENOG503P06T): MTSQQISPPDFGRLVTPLLSALPGASVSTQPPSTVLPLLSPILRQRVKLMSEASQEPWIRLLTYDTAKVSKLTSIAQSGSLEPHPVSGEIELDWDYNVEIRYKRLDEETLQALVVLKDFDLFVRLVYCINDADGEGGPNGWRTGEVGTASSPSPLTEFGGFQSVSEAEAAFQATKAGGNRQPSTNGIRGVAVAMNTTAQEEEDDDDDYWARYDATPARTPAMKQSPAPQSMRPEQPEIQRTQSAEDAYYAQYDDVQPAMDPHDPDEEVEQVEAPPPLGISRPAGSRDCGGLNEMTGSWTLEPPKSPSVRSTRSQEDEERTANLLHPRPASSASSNGSLTVAKLEESAERREQSEFGVKQHISRSIRSLFLLSRSAGIDSAEFERMVKTEMDVLSMVEDDI
- a CDS encoding hypothetical protein (EggNog:ENOG503NXSY; COG:J) gives rise to the protein MLRPRLRIPRASSPFALPASRSSTAGQLLPLAYRSSYHTVPVLENIPEKESEDGQKYRSIDGFLSPMAFTTAWDYYQTHVLSNLNRLCAETNNDSLLLKDVVLATARDPAQAATFNYASAAHNNHFFFKCLSPTETKAEDMPAQLKDALVKSFGSLDALKELMVNTATSMFGPGFVWLVRSDRPKDPHQFRVLTTYLSGSPYPAAHWRKQSLNTATDVGESSERGIQAGKQYLENSARGAGWNASAYKKDDFAPGGVLLEPVLCLNTWEHAWLFEYGFGGSPKSVLDKVKGGQAGVAENQKSGKEVYAERWWDFVNWNVVDRLAFPGGTKI
- a CDS encoding hypothetical protein (COG:S; EggNog:ENOG503P682), with protein sequence MRVSNNLSLVLLAAGVTAQSVEPETGKLGDATIVSNNPVGVVYKAVLPAEAWFKPAYPDGGNIEGEVTAVAAESGEGVVYTYKLSNLPKEGGPFPYHLHVAPVPADGNCTVTLAHLDPFIRGENTSCNPFAPQTCQVGDLSGKFGEIRPEEDGTWETTYTDLYSSTLEGLGSFFGNRSIVFHYPNKTRISCANFEKVEGGVSSSVTVLPTVTGNGSYTILPTGGVSTTTGGGPSTTSDAGAGTETTTSPPLSGAAGLRGSAVGALVVGAVVMFML